One stretch of Bombus vancouverensis nearcticus chromosome 16, iyBomVanc1_principal, whole genome shotgun sequence DNA includes these proteins:
- the LOC117161085 gene encoding uncharacterized protein LOC117161085 gives MYCRAQICIYYLLWTATLTLEQETSTVKNWGCPAECICLSPKQVLCNTGGLKDIPTQQLPQTVEELSLTKNNFPVIKGDAFAGLRVLRKLTMDGNNISTIRPFAFRGLSKLRELSIQHTPLPFIEKFSFAALQNVSLLLLANNKIRYIEGYSFAGTSNVRLILLSNNPLLRIQSHAFSGLTNVVRLIFPSGIRTIEPDAFDGLQYIGLLKLTYMDLSSLQSYTFRGLSYVQSLNIQESDLGIVEKDAFTGLTHVDRLNIVNNKIDLIEKLFLRYENNIDMLRFHGNHVLEAPRHVKDINLEVNSISAIDNHFPCDCQAHNVLDSDFVNGTVSEFQKRNYCISPIEYNGKHMDLVDFGLVARCYDNVVQDNLGSGVVGIFTLPTTLFLILLFPMNLFQ, from the exons ATGTATTGCAGAGCGCAG ATCTGCATTTATTACCTGCTGTGGACAGCGACGCTTACCTTAGAACAGGAAACCAGTACCGTGAAAAATTGGGGCTGCCCTGCAGAATGCATTTGCCTATCTCCGAAGCAG GTTCTCTGCAATACAGGTGGGTTAAAAGACATTCCTACCCAGCAGCTGCCACAAACAGTGGAGGAGCTCTCCCTGACAAAGAACAACTTCCCGGTAATAAAAGGCGACGCATTCGCCGGCTTGAGAGTGCTGCGAAAGCTGACGATGGATGGTAACAACATCTCAACCATACGTCCATTCGCATTTCGAGGTTTGAGCAAGTTACGTGAACTCTCCATTCAACACACACCTCTACCATTCATCGAGAAATTCTCTTTCGCCGCTCTACAAAAcgtatcattattattattggcGAACAACAAGATACGATACATCGAAGGCTACTCATTCGCCGGGACCTCCAATGTCCGTTTAATTCTATTGAGCAATAACCCGTTGCTCAGAATTCAAAGCCACGCGTTTTCAGGCTTGACGAACGTGGTTCGCCTGATATTCCCATCAGGAATAAGAACCATCGAGCCGGACGCATTCGATGGCCTCCAGTATATTGGTCTCCTAAAGTTGACCTACATGGACCTGTCTTCCCTTCAATCTTACACATTCCGTGGCTTGTCCTATGTACAATCGTTGAACATTCAGGAAAGCGATTTGGGCATCGTCGAGAAGGATGCTTTCACTGGGCTCACCCACGTTGATCGACTGAATATCGTAAATAACAAGATCGATCTGATCGAGAAATTGTTTCTACGGTACGAGAACAATATAGATATGTTAAGATTTCATGGGAATCACGTATTGGAGGCGCCTCGACATGTCAAAGACATCAACCTGGAAGTGAATTCTATCAGCGCCATTGATAACCACTTTCCCTGCGACTGTCAGGCTCACAATGTATTGGACAGCGATTTTGTCAATGGCACTGTTAGCGAATTTCAAAAGAGAAATTATTGTATCTCGCCAATCGAATACAACGGGAAACACATGGACCTAGTAGACTTCGGACTAGTCGCCAGATGCTACGACAACGTCGTGCAGGACAACTTGGGCTCCGGCGTTGTTGGGATCTTCACGCTGCCAACCACTCTGTTCCTCATTCTTCTGTTCCCCATGAATTTATTCCAGTGA
- the ND-39 gene encoding NADH:ubiquinone oxidoreductase subunit 39: MINMAAWIPKVVRVTKNQNVGPVTYAVQSYDYSSQPRVIKNPTTANLKRGTGGRSSFNGIVCTIFGCSGFIGNSLSIRLGKIGTQLILPHRCDPYHIKELKVGGDLGQVYYHPFDLKDEESIIRTIKYSNVVINLIGQTYETSNFSFDDVHVEGARTLARLAKKCNVERFIHMSCLNAEEKPTPMIIQGGSKMLKSKWKGEIAVREEFPEATIVRPSVIYGPMDKFISHYMSPDRTTFEYIPLWRKGENTEKQPVYIHDVISGLVAIIRNPDTAGKTYQFVGSQRYKLNNLINMMFDIKMKYVGNNMVIGDMKINPYFWMKTTFAELIAPIHRTIDLSWEILEFHHANDKIDPNLPTLEDLGITPTDFKKVMAWEVEPYVSNRLEVEELQLGVPPDVKSVPK, translated from the exons ATGATAAATATGGCGGCTTGGATTCCCAAAGTCGTACGGGTGACAA AGAATCAAAATGTGGGCCCTGTCACTTATGCAGTACAGAGCTACGATTATTCTTCACAACCAAGGGTTATTAAAAATCCTACTACAGCCAATTTGAAAAGGGGTACTGGCGGTCGTAGCTCTTTCAATGGTATAGTTTGTACAATATTTGGATGTAGTGGTTTTATTGGAAATTCCTTAAGTATCAGGCTAGGGAAAATTGGAACTCAG CTCATTCTTCCACATAGATGTGATCCATATCACATAAAAGAGTTGAAAGTAGGTGGAGATCTTGGACAAGTCTACTATCATCCATTTGATCTCAAAGATGAGGAATCAATAATCAGgactataaaatattccaatGTTGTTATTAATTTGATTGGTCAAACTTATGAGACGTCAAATTTCAGTTTTGATGATGTGCATGTAGAAGGAGCAAGAACATTGGCTAGACTTGCCAAGAAATGCAATGTGGAGCGTTTCATTCACATGTCATGCTTAAATGCGGAAGAGAAACCTACA cCAATGATAATACAAGGCGGTTCGAAGATGTTAAAATCAAAATGGAAAGGTGAAATTGCAGTGAGAGAAGAATTCCCAGAAGCTACTATAGTTCGACCATCAGTTATATATGGACCCATGGATAAATTTATCAGTCATTATATGAGTCCAGATAGAACGACCTTCGAATA CATACCATTGTGGCGCAAAGGAGAAAATACTGAAAAGCAACCAGTGTACATTCACGATGTAATTTCAGGCCTTGTGGCGATAATAAGGAATCCTGATACTGCTGGTAAAACTTACCAATTTGTTGG TTCACAAAGGTACAAATTAAACAATCTAATTAATATGATGTTTGATATCAAAATGAAATACGTCGGAAACAACATGGTGATAGGAGATATGAAGATTAACCCATACTTTTGGATGAAAACTACATTTGCAGAATTGATCGCTCCAATACATCGTACTATAGATTTATCATGGGAAATATTGGAATTT CATCATGCCAATGATAAGATAGACCCAAATTTACCAACTTTGGAAGATTTAGGAATAACGCCGACTGATTTTAAAAAAGTAATGGCATGGGAAGTTGAACCATATGTATCCAACAGACTTGAGGTTGAAGAATTACAGTTAGGTGTCCCTCCTGATGTGAAGTCTGTACCAAAATAA
- the xit gene encoding ALG6/ALG8 family glucosyltransferase xit isoform X1 — MMDISSNKDVFAPKKVQKMNSTLEEWDANKIVFRVLLLVSCLKVLLMPTYHSTDFEVHRNWLAITHSLPLKEWYMNANSQWTLDYPPLFAWFEYFLSHIARLIDHNMLKVENLNYASSNTILFQRGTVIFLDLVYAYGVKEVGKVFCTSFDEYVIFIVFSLCNMGLLLVDHVHFQYNGFLLGILLLAIANVSKINKQKAILFGTLWFALLLNLKHIYLYVAPAFLVWLLRSYCMNGGSFFRRLYMLGSIVIITLIISFGPFASQLPQIISRLFPFKRGLVHAYWAANAWALYIGIDKIASLILKQLGWLKVTRSAVMTGGLVQEQSFLVLPTPTPIVTFLLTIFTMMPALYYLLCKKEYMNPKQFVRCLVLCVLCSFMFGWHVHEKAILTAIIPLCVLAATDKNDARIYLILSSAGHTALLPLLYPSNLTPLKILVLLVFMSAGFLVFSRKFNVNFLYFYEYIYVINLPVLTVYETIIHKLIFGEKLPFLPLALTSLYCAIGVTYSWVVYYYMFLRYSKINNYKNKIQ, encoded by the exons ATGATGGATATTTCGAGTAATAAAGATGTTTTTGCACCGAAAAAGGTGCAAAAAATGAATTCAACGTTGGAGGAATGGGACGCAAACAAAATTGTTTTTCGTGTATTACTACTCGTCTCGTGCCTCAAAGTACTTCTAATGCCTACATA TCATTCCACAGATTTTGAAGTTCATCGCAACTGGCTTGCCATAACACATAGTTTGCCACTCAAAGAATGGTACATGAATGCCAATTCACAATGGACATTGGATTATCCACCATTGTTTGCATGGTTTGAATACTTTCTCAGTCATATAGCACGACTTATAGATCATAATATGCTCAAGGTTGAAAATCTAAATTACGCATCCTCCAATACTATCCTTTTCCAAAGAGGCACTGTTATATTTTTAGATTTAGTATATGCTTATGGAGTTAAAGA AGTTGGCAAAGTATTTTGTACATCCTTTGATGAATATGTGATCTTCATAGTTTTTTctttatgtaatatgggattactCCTAGTGGATCATGTACATTTTCAATACAATGGATTCTTACTTGGTATTCTTCTACTTGCTATTGCAAAtgtttctaaaataaataaacag AAGGCTATCCTATTTGGAACACTGTGGTTTGCTTTGCTATTAAATCTAAAACATATTTATTTGTACGTGGCACCAGCATTTTTAGTCTGGCTACTGAGATCATATTGCATGAATGGAGGTTCATTCTTTAGACGTTTGTATATGCTTGGAAGCATagttattattactttaataatttcttttggCCCATTTGCCTCACAATTACCTCAG ATAATTTCAAGACTCTTCCCATTCAAAAGGGGTTTAGTACATGCATACTGGGCAGCAAATGCTTGGGCATTGTATATAGGTATAGATAAAATAGCATCCTTAATTTTAAAGCAATTAGGATGGTTAAAAGTTACAAGATCGGCAGTCATGACTGGTGGTTTAGTGCAAGAACAATCATTTTTAGTTCTACCAACTCCTACACCAATTGTAACATTTCTATTAACTATTTTCACTATGATG CCTGCATTATACTACTTATTATGTAAAAAGGAGTATATGAATCCAAAGCAGTTTGTACGATGTTTAGTTCTCTGTGTTTTGTGTTCTTTCATGTTTGGTTGGCATGTACATGAGAAAGCTATTTTAACTGCTATTATACCACTGTG TGTACTAGCAGCAACTGATAAGAATGATGCTAGAATTTATCTAATTTTAAGCAGTGCAGGCCACACTGCCCTTTTACCCTTACTTTATCCAAGTAATTTAACTCCATTAAAGATTTTGGTACTTTTGGTATTTATGAGTGCAGGTTTTCTAGTTTTCTCTCGGAAGTTCAATGTAAACTTTCTttacttttacgaatatatatatgtgattaATTTGCCGGTATTAACAGTGTATGAAACCATTATACACAAATTAATATTCGGTGAAAAATTACCGTTTTTGCCTCTAGCTCTTACTTCATTATATTGCGCCATAGGAGTAACTTATTCTTGGGTGGTTTATTACTATATGTTTTTGCGATATAGTAAAATTAataactataaaaataaaatacaataa
- the xit gene encoding ALG6/ALG8 family glucosyltransferase xit isoform X2, which translates to MMDISSNKDVFAPKKVQKMNSTLEEWDANKIVFRVLLLVSCLKVLLMPTYHSTDFEVHRNWLAITHSLPLKEWYMNANSQWTLDYPPLFAWFEYFLSHIARLIDHNMLKVENLNYASSNTILFQRGTVIFLDLVYAYGVKEVGKVFCTSFDEYVIFIVFSLCNMGLLLVDHVHFQYNGFLLGILLLAIANVSKINKQAILFGTLWFALLLNLKHIYLYVAPAFLVWLLRSYCMNGGSFFRRLYMLGSIVIITLIISFGPFASQLPQIISRLFPFKRGLVHAYWAANAWALYIGIDKIASLILKQLGWLKVTRSAVMTGGLVQEQSFLVLPTPTPIVTFLLTIFTMMPALYYLLCKKEYMNPKQFVRCLVLCVLCSFMFGWHVHEKAILTAIIPLCVLAATDKNDARIYLILSSAGHTALLPLLYPSNLTPLKILVLLVFMSAGFLVFSRKFNVNFLYFYEYIYVINLPVLTVYETIIHKLIFGEKLPFLPLALTSLYCAIGVTYSWVVYYYMFLRYSKINNYKNKIQ; encoded by the exons ATGATGGATATTTCGAGTAATAAAGATGTTTTTGCACCGAAAAAGGTGCAAAAAATGAATTCAACGTTGGAGGAATGGGACGCAAACAAAATTGTTTTTCGTGTATTACTACTCGTCTCGTGCCTCAAAGTACTTCTAATGCCTACATA TCATTCCACAGATTTTGAAGTTCATCGCAACTGGCTTGCCATAACACATAGTTTGCCACTCAAAGAATGGTACATGAATGCCAATTCACAATGGACATTGGATTATCCACCATTGTTTGCATGGTTTGAATACTTTCTCAGTCATATAGCACGACTTATAGATCATAATATGCTCAAGGTTGAAAATCTAAATTACGCATCCTCCAATACTATCCTTTTCCAAAGAGGCACTGTTATATTTTTAGATTTAGTATATGCTTATGGAGTTAAAGA AGTTGGCAAAGTATTTTGTACATCCTTTGATGAATATGTGATCTTCATAGTTTTTTctttatgtaatatgggattactCCTAGTGGATCATGTACATTTTCAATACAATGGATTCTTACTTGGTATTCTTCTACTTGCTATTGCAAAtgtttctaaaataaataaacag GCTATCCTATTTGGAACACTGTGGTTTGCTTTGCTATTAAATCTAAAACATATTTATTTGTACGTGGCACCAGCATTTTTAGTCTGGCTACTGAGATCATATTGCATGAATGGAGGTTCATTCTTTAGACGTTTGTATATGCTTGGAAGCATagttattattactttaataatttcttttggCCCATTTGCCTCACAATTACCTCAG ATAATTTCAAGACTCTTCCCATTCAAAAGGGGTTTAGTACATGCATACTGGGCAGCAAATGCTTGGGCATTGTATATAGGTATAGATAAAATAGCATCCTTAATTTTAAAGCAATTAGGATGGTTAAAAGTTACAAGATCGGCAGTCATGACTGGTGGTTTAGTGCAAGAACAATCATTTTTAGTTCTACCAACTCCTACACCAATTGTAACATTTCTATTAACTATTTTCACTATGATG CCTGCATTATACTACTTATTATGTAAAAAGGAGTATATGAATCCAAAGCAGTTTGTACGATGTTTAGTTCTCTGTGTTTTGTGTTCTTTCATGTTTGGTTGGCATGTACATGAGAAAGCTATTTTAACTGCTATTATACCACTGTG TGTACTAGCAGCAACTGATAAGAATGATGCTAGAATTTATCTAATTTTAAGCAGTGCAGGCCACACTGCCCTTTTACCCTTACTTTATCCAAGTAATTTAACTCCATTAAAGATTTTGGTACTTTTGGTATTTATGAGTGCAGGTTTTCTAGTTTTCTCTCGGAAGTTCAATGTAAACTTTCTttacttttacgaatatatatatgtgattaATTTGCCGGTATTAACAGTGTATGAAACCATTATACACAAATTAATATTCGGTGAAAAATTACCGTTTTTGCCTCTAGCTCTTACTTCATTATATTGCGCCATAGGAGTAACTTATTCTTGGGTGGTTTATTACTATATGTTTTTGCGATATAGTAAAATTAataactataaaaataaaatacaataa
- the xit gene encoding ALG6/ALG8 family glucosyltransferase xit isoform X3: protein MNANSQWTLDYPPLFAWFEYFLSHIARLIDHNMLKVENLNYASSNTILFQRGTVIFLDLVYAYGVKEVGKVFCTSFDEYVIFIVFSLCNMGLLLVDHVHFQYNGFLLGILLLAIANVSKINKQKAILFGTLWFALLLNLKHIYLYVAPAFLVWLLRSYCMNGGSFFRRLYMLGSIVIITLIISFGPFASQLPQIISRLFPFKRGLVHAYWAANAWALYIGIDKIASLILKQLGWLKVTRSAVMTGGLVQEQSFLVLPTPTPIVTFLLTIFTMMPALYYLLCKKEYMNPKQFVRCLVLCVLCSFMFGWHVHEKAILTAIIPLCVLAATDKNDARIYLILSSAGHTALLPLLYPSNLTPLKILVLLVFMSAGFLVFSRKFNVNFLYFYEYIYVINLPVLTVYETIIHKLIFGEKLPFLPLALTSLYCAIGVTYSWVVYYYMFLRYSKINNYKNKIQ from the exons ATGAATGCCAATTCACAATGGACATTGGATTATCCACCATTGTTTGCATGGTTTGAATACTTTCTCAGTCATATAGCACGACTTATAGATCATAATATGCTCAAGGTTGAAAATCTAAATTACGCATCCTCCAATACTATCCTTTTCCAAAGAGGCACTGTTATATTTTTAGATTTAGTATATGCTTATGGAGTTAAAGA AGTTGGCAAAGTATTTTGTACATCCTTTGATGAATATGTGATCTTCATAGTTTTTTctttatgtaatatgggattactCCTAGTGGATCATGTACATTTTCAATACAATGGATTCTTACTTGGTATTCTTCTACTTGCTATTGCAAAtgtttctaaaataaataaacag AAGGCTATCCTATTTGGAACACTGTGGTTTGCTTTGCTATTAAATCTAAAACATATTTATTTGTACGTGGCACCAGCATTTTTAGTCTGGCTACTGAGATCATATTGCATGAATGGAGGTTCATTCTTTAGACGTTTGTATATGCTTGGAAGCATagttattattactttaataatttcttttggCCCATTTGCCTCACAATTACCTCAG ATAATTTCAAGACTCTTCCCATTCAAAAGGGGTTTAGTACATGCATACTGGGCAGCAAATGCTTGGGCATTGTATATAGGTATAGATAAAATAGCATCCTTAATTTTAAAGCAATTAGGATGGTTAAAAGTTACAAGATCGGCAGTCATGACTGGTGGTTTAGTGCAAGAACAATCATTTTTAGTTCTACCAACTCCTACACCAATTGTAACATTTCTATTAACTATTTTCACTATGATG CCTGCATTATACTACTTATTATGTAAAAAGGAGTATATGAATCCAAAGCAGTTTGTACGATGTTTAGTTCTCTGTGTTTTGTGTTCTTTCATGTTTGGTTGGCATGTACATGAGAAAGCTATTTTAACTGCTATTATACCACTGTG TGTACTAGCAGCAACTGATAAGAATGATGCTAGAATTTATCTAATTTTAAGCAGTGCAGGCCACACTGCCCTTTTACCCTTACTTTATCCAAGTAATTTAACTCCATTAAAGATTTTGGTACTTTTGGTATTTATGAGTGCAGGTTTTCTAGTTTTCTCTCGGAAGTTCAATGTAAACTTTCTttacttttacgaatatatatatgtgattaATTTGCCGGTATTAACAGTGTATGAAACCATTATACACAAATTAATATTCGGTGAAAAATTACCGTTTTTGCCTCTAGCTCTTACTTCATTATATTGCGCCATAGGAGTAACTTATTCTTGGGTGGTTTATTACTATATGTTTTTGCGATATAGTAAAATTAataactataaaaataaaatacaataa
- the LOC117161078 gene encoding myotubularin-related protein 10-B isoform X1, with protein MESKSCNNFISYVGLEEHEMQPLGSSRRNSVSENNIKLLPGEIFITKAQNVLMFSPVSDLNQGTSGILSVTNFKLTFVTTDETNGDDVARQQNHLYGYMDTCLTNIEDIYVTVGDKKRKLIPGNIVPSKVKGIFIICKNLRTWSFSFKFSPIGDGKNLLQALLHHAFPSRHQLLFGYDYQEAYYSSLDKAVRLFRDISDWHNELERTIHNEKLRKFWRLSTVNIDFKLCRSLSRYIIIPASITDGQLIDAAKRFQGNRPPIWSWSNARGAALVKMSELSPLVTNRIQENIMFENVRKSHPQKMPPIVLELNKGISVKLIALAFSKFVSLCSPENIRQFWLQDNNFYSLVENTKWLKHVSYCLQKAVEACEHLHLGFSVILQEGAGTDLCCIVSSLVQLLLDPYFRTINGFQSLLQKEWVAGGHPFCDRLGHISKRTSEKSPLLLLYLDCVWQLSQQFPAEFEFTETYLTTLWDAAHVSIFDTFIFNCEKDRVAAATDPEKPLVLRSVWDWREQFSDQDILLFDNPLYNPRETDSKEKCVIKPLYNVANLELWTQCYFRWIPTLEIHNGGRNHIELYARLLRNDVNQLKMNINGNCGSPTGKSNSYSVQMNIDSFYPFSNKKSGNIVSTPIMNSSILATKSLLEAQSLITATD; from the exons ATGGAAAGCAAAAGTTGCAATAATTTCATAAGTTATGTTGGTCTGGAGGAACATGAGATGCAG CCACTAGGTTCTAGTCGACGTAATTCTGTATCCGAGAACAATATTAAGTTGTTACCAGGTGAAATCTTCATCACCAAAGCACAAAATGTCCTTATGTTCTCACCCGTTAGTGATTTAAATCAAGGAACATCTGGCATTCTATCTGTTACAAATTTCAAACTTACTTTTGTTACGACTGATGAGACAAATGGAGAT GATGTGGCTCGTCAACAAAATCATCTTTATGGGTATATGGACACATGTTTAACAAACATAGAAGATATTTATGTAACTGTAGGagataagaaaagaaaactGATACCTGGAAATATTGTACCATCTAAAGTAAAAGggatatttattatttgtaaa AATTTACGTACATGgtccttttctttcaaattttcaccTATTGGAGATGGGAAGAATCTTCTGCAAGCATTATTACATCATGCTTTCCCTAGCAGACACCAGTTGCTATTTGGTTATGATTATCA AGAAGCTTATTATAGTAGTCTTGACAAAGCTGTTCGTTTGTTTCGGGATATTTCGGATTGGCATAACGAATTGGAACGCACCATACATAATGAAAAACTCAGAAAATTTTGGAGACTATCTACCGTTAATATAGACTTCAAGCTTTGTCGTAG CTTGTCTCGATATATAATTATACCGGCATCGATTACCGATGGTCAGCTAATAGATGCAGCTAAGCGCTTTCAAGGTAACCGTCCACCAATCTGGTCTTGGTCGAATGCGCGTGGTGCAGCATTAGTAAAAATGTCCGAACTTTCGCCGTTAGTTACCAATAGAATACAAGAAAACATTATGTTCGAGAACGTTCGTAAAAGTCATCCGCAAAAAATGCCACCAATCGTTTTAGAGCTAAATAAAGGTATTAGCGTGAAGTTAATAGCATTAGCTTTTTCAAAATTTGTCAGCCTGTGCTCTCCag AAAACATTAGGCAGTTTTGGTTACaggataataatttttattcgttaGTAGAGAACACAAAATGGTTAAAGCATGTATCATATTGTTTACAAAAAGCTGTTGAAGCCTGTGAACACCTTCATTTAGGATTCTCTGTTATTTTACAAG AAGGTGCTGGCACAGACCTTTGTTGTATTGTATCGAGCTTAGTTCAATTGTTACTTGATCCTTATTTTCGAACCATAAATGGGTTCCAGTCTCTTTTGCAAAAAGAATGGGTTGCAGGTGGACATCCATTCTGTGATAGATTAGGACATATTTCTAAGAGGACTTCAGAGAAG TCTCCGTTGCTCCTTTTATACCTTGATTGTGTCTGGCAATTGAGTCAACAATTTCCCGCGGAATTCGAGTTCACGGAAACGTACCTGACAACTTTGTGGGATGCTGCCCATGTTTCCATTTTCGATACGTTCATTTTTAACTGCGAGAAAGACCGAGTTGCGGCAGCTAcg GATCCAGAGAAACCTCTTGTTCTAAGAAGTGTGTGGGATTGGAGAGAGCAATTCAGCGAccaagatattttattatttgataatCCCCTTTACAATCCCCGCGAGACAGACTCCAAGGAGAAATGTGTGATAAAACCCCTGTACAATGTTGCGAATCTAGAACTTTGGACTCAATGTTACTTTCGATGGATACCAACACTGGAGATTCATAATGGTGGTCGGAATCATATTGAGCTTTATGCCAGGCTACTACGGAATGATGTGAATCAGTTGAAGATGAACATAAATGGTAATTGCGGATCGCCTACTGGTAAATCAAACAGCTACTCCGTTCAGATGAATATCGATAGCTTCTATCCATTTTCAAATAAGAAATCTGGGAATATAGTGAGCACCCCAATCATGAACAGCTCCATTCTTGCTACGAAAAGTCTGTTAGAAGCGCAGTCCTTGATCACTGCGACCGACTGA
- the LOC117161078 gene encoding myotubularin-related protein 10-B isoform X2 translates to MESKSCNNFISYVGLEEHEMQPLGSSRRNSVSENNIKLLPGEIFITKAQNVLMFSPVSDLNQGTSGILSVTNFKLTFVTTDETNGDDVARQQNHLYGYMDTCLTNIEDIYVTVGDKKRKLIPGNIVPSKVKGIFIICKNLRTWSFSFKFSPIGDGKNLLQALLHHAFPSRHQLLFGYDYQEAYYSSLDKAVRLFRDISDWHNELERTIHNEKLRKFWRLSTVNIDFKLCRSLSRYIIIPASITDGQLIDAAKRFQGNRPPIWSWSNARGAALVKMSELSPLVTNRIQENIMFENVRKSHPQKMPPIVLELNKGISVKLIALAFSKFVSLCSPENIRQFWLQDNNFYSLVENTKWLKHVSYCLQKAVEACEHLHLGFSVILQGAGTDLCCIVSSLVQLLLDPYFRTINGFQSLLQKEWVAGGHPFCDRLGHISKRTSEKSPLLLLYLDCVWQLSQQFPAEFEFTETYLTTLWDAAHVSIFDTFIFNCEKDRVAAATDPEKPLVLRSVWDWREQFSDQDILLFDNPLYNPRETDSKEKCVIKPLYNVANLELWTQCYFRWIPTLEIHNGGRNHIELYARLLRNDVNQLKMNINGNCGSPTGKSNSYSVQMNIDSFYPFSNKKSGNIVSTPIMNSSILATKSLLEAQSLITATD, encoded by the exons ATGGAAAGCAAAAGTTGCAATAATTTCATAAGTTATGTTGGTCTGGAGGAACATGAGATGCAG CCACTAGGTTCTAGTCGACGTAATTCTGTATCCGAGAACAATATTAAGTTGTTACCAGGTGAAATCTTCATCACCAAAGCACAAAATGTCCTTATGTTCTCACCCGTTAGTGATTTAAATCAAGGAACATCTGGCATTCTATCTGTTACAAATTTCAAACTTACTTTTGTTACGACTGATGAGACAAATGGAGAT GATGTGGCTCGTCAACAAAATCATCTTTATGGGTATATGGACACATGTTTAACAAACATAGAAGATATTTATGTAACTGTAGGagataagaaaagaaaactGATACCTGGAAATATTGTACCATCTAAAGTAAAAGggatatttattatttgtaaa AATTTACGTACATGgtccttttctttcaaattttcaccTATTGGAGATGGGAAGAATCTTCTGCAAGCATTATTACATCATGCTTTCCCTAGCAGACACCAGTTGCTATTTGGTTATGATTATCA AGAAGCTTATTATAGTAGTCTTGACAAAGCTGTTCGTTTGTTTCGGGATATTTCGGATTGGCATAACGAATTGGAACGCACCATACATAATGAAAAACTCAGAAAATTTTGGAGACTATCTACCGTTAATATAGACTTCAAGCTTTGTCGTAG CTTGTCTCGATATATAATTATACCGGCATCGATTACCGATGGTCAGCTAATAGATGCAGCTAAGCGCTTTCAAGGTAACCGTCCACCAATCTGGTCTTGGTCGAATGCGCGTGGTGCAGCATTAGTAAAAATGTCCGAACTTTCGCCGTTAGTTACCAATAGAATACAAGAAAACATTATGTTCGAGAACGTTCGTAAAAGTCATCCGCAAAAAATGCCACCAATCGTTTTAGAGCTAAATAAAGGTATTAGCGTGAAGTTAATAGCATTAGCTTTTTCAAAATTTGTCAGCCTGTGCTCTCCag AAAACATTAGGCAGTTTTGGTTACaggataataatttttattcgttaGTAGAGAACACAAAATGGTTAAAGCATGTATCATATTGTTTACAAAAAGCTGTTGAAGCCTGTGAACACCTTCATTTAGGATTCTCTGTTATTTTACAAG GTGCTGGCACAGACCTTTGTTGTATTGTATCGAGCTTAGTTCAATTGTTACTTGATCCTTATTTTCGAACCATAAATGGGTTCCAGTCTCTTTTGCAAAAAGAATGGGTTGCAGGTGGACATCCATTCTGTGATAGATTAGGACATATTTCTAAGAGGACTTCAGAGAAG TCTCCGTTGCTCCTTTTATACCTTGATTGTGTCTGGCAATTGAGTCAACAATTTCCCGCGGAATTCGAGTTCACGGAAACGTACCTGACAACTTTGTGGGATGCTGCCCATGTTTCCATTTTCGATACGTTCATTTTTAACTGCGAGAAAGACCGAGTTGCGGCAGCTAcg GATCCAGAGAAACCTCTTGTTCTAAGAAGTGTGTGGGATTGGAGAGAGCAATTCAGCGAccaagatattttattatttgataatCCCCTTTACAATCCCCGCGAGACAGACTCCAAGGAGAAATGTGTGATAAAACCCCTGTACAATGTTGCGAATCTAGAACTTTGGACTCAATGTTACTTTCGATGGATACCAACACTGGAGATTCATAATGGTGGTCGGAATCATATTGAGCTTTATGCCAGGCTACTACGGAATGATGTGAATCAGTTGAAGATGAACATAAATGGTAATTGCGGATCGCCTACTGGTAAATCAAACAGCTACTCCGTTCAGATGAATATCGATAGCTTCTATCCATTTTCAAATAAGAAATCTGGGAATATAGTGAGCACCCCAATCATGAACAGCTCCATTCTTGCTACGAAAAGTCTGTTAGAAGCGCAGTCCTTGATCACTGCGACCGACTGA